The proteins below are encoded in one region of Belonocnema kinseyi isolate 2016_QV_RU_SX_M_011 chromosome 1, B_treatae_v1, whole genome shotgun sequence:
- the LOC117177230 gene encoding uncharacterized protein LOC117177230: MAEDLLAKEKEFHRLNKELEEKTRQIMKEVDSVMMGSTNNFYLSPSNQHYSSTMFENINPKILDAPTLMERQSEQSALKKYSSSSNFFEKPHFPKENAEVSNQNAFQSEKNSKTETMIQLLKSKIKSQENEIQAIQTEYKKKVMPCIGATKYCSHLH, encoded by the exons atggcaGAAGATTTATTAGCAAAGGAAAAGGAGTTCCACAGATTAAATAAAGAATTGGAAGAAAAAACTCGACAAATAATGAAGGAGGTTGATTCGGTGATGATGGGGTCTACTAATAATTTCTATTTGTCTCCTTCAAATCAACATTATTCATCaacaatgtttgaaaatataaatcctAAAATTTTGGACGCTCCAACTCTAATGGAAAGACAATCAGAGCAAAGtgctttgaaaaaatatagttcttcttcgaatttttttgaaaaaccacaTTTTCCGAAAGA GAATGCAGAAGTAAGTAATCAGAATgcttttcaaagtgaaaaaaattcaaaaaccgaAACAATGATTCAATTACTGAAATCGAAGATAAAATCTCAGGAAAATGAAATACAAGCCATTCAAACCGAGTATAAAAAAAAGGTAATGCCATGTATCGGTGCAACAAAATACTGTTCACACCTACACTGA